GCGCAAGGAAGTTGCGGAAGGTGAACTAAAAGAAACGATGTTCCAAAACATGAAGGCGGGTCTTTCATATTTGAGATTACAGCCAGTTCTTACGGCAATTATCTGGATATCATTATCGATAAACTTTTTATTCGGAGCATTTATGGTTGGTTATGCATTTATTTTGATAGAAAAAATGAAGATGCCGTCGCAACATTTTGGATTGACGGAGGGGGCCTTCGCGGTAGGCATGTTGCTCATGTCAATTTATTTATCAACAAGAAAAGATTTAGAGTATCCGCTACTAGTTGGTAGACGTGGCATAATTGTTATGGGGATTATAATGGCGGGAATTGGGTTACCGTTATTCATTTCAATGCCTTACGCTTGGATGTTCGTCTATTATGCAACCCTTATGTTTAGTTTTGGTGTAACGCAAATTATTGTGAATACGCCGCTGATGGTTTGGATGCAAAAGTCAATCGATGATGATTTCAAAGGCCGTGTATTTTCAATTCTTGAAACGATGTCGATGGCGTTGATGCCGCTTGGTATGGTTTTGTATGGATTCTTATACGATATATTACCTGCGCAGTGGATATTGCTCGCTTCAAGTCTCCTGCTTATCGTTGCGGTGTTAATTTTGGCACGTCCTTCAGTGGTGCAAAAAGCGCATCCTGAACTGGCGGGGAAAGGCAATGTGGAAATGAAGATTGTTAAAGAAAGTGGAAACTAATCGTAGGTAGCACGTATGAACGAAGATGAAGTATCGTTATTTATCTGTAGCATTTAGAGAAGTTCATTTAATAATAACGCCATCGCATAGTGATTCCGTGCGATGGCATTTTATATTTTCTTTTATTTTGTAGTGGGGGCTTGTACCATTTTTAATGAACGATTGGATAGGCTAAATAAGAAGACAAGACCAATAGATAAAATGGCAATCGTTGCTGAAACGAAGTAGAGGCTGCCTGCTGTCTGTGTTAATAGCCATGTGAATAATAAAGGCCCGATAATGCGTCCCATATTGTCCATGGAGTAGGTCATGCCTGCCGCGGTCCCGTACTGGCCGCCAGACTCTTTCGTCGTTAAGGACACTAAAACTGTACGTGCGAGCGCATTGCCCGCGGTAAATATGCTGAGTGCTACGCCCGCCCAAAGTAAGCTCGATGAGAATGGAATTAAGACAACACCAATAGCGGTGACAATTTGCGCGCCGATGATCCACTTCGTTTCCGTCCCGTTCTTAACTCTTCTGACGACACCGCCTTGAATGGCTGCATCCACAAATCCACTTGCCATAAATAGATAACCTAGTTGAAGCGGGGTAATTGCAATTTTATCGATTTGAAACAATTGAAATGTCGCTTCAATCCCCGCAAGGATAAGTGTGATGGTAAAGGATAGTAAAAATAAATATCTAACGCGGTAACTCCATAAGGTCATACCGCCTTTCGGAAGCCAAGCACGTTTATTCGCATCTCCACGTCGTTCAGGCTCTTTCAAGATGATGCTTGCATAGATCAATAAGAGTGCGGTTAAAATACCTGATGCGATGTAGGGGACTTGTAAACCGAAATTCCCCAGTATGCCGCCGATTGCTGGACCAAAGATAAAGCCAAGCCCAATGGACATCCCCATTAAGCCCATATATTTATTACGGTTTTCTTCATCAGTTAAATCCGCAACGAATCCTGTGACTGCAGTATATAGTGCGCCAGAGAAAACACCGCCGATAATTCTTGAAATATATAAAAGTGTTAGTTGATTGATGAATAAAGCAAAGAGAAAAAAGCTAAGACTAAAACCAACCAATCCGGTTAAAATTAACTTCTTTCGGCCAGTATGATCAGATAATGAGCCCCAAAGAGGTGCTGTGAAAAAGGAAGCAAGTGCATAAACGGTGATTAAACCACCAACGTGAATATCTGACAAGTTTTGTTGCACAATGACTTCTGGAAGGATTGGAATGATGATGCCGAATCCTAAATAAACGAAAAATTGAACGGACATTAGCAGAAGAATTGCTTTTTTCATAATAAAACCCGCTTTCTTTTAACTCATTGCCTACATTTTACGCATCTTTTCCAAATTCTACAATAAATTAGGTTGTCTTTTATGTGTAAGTTAGGATTCACTTGAGTTTGTGAAGCATTCACGATAAAAGTGTGAAATAAAAAAGTGATTTAGGAGTATAAAAACTTTACAAATTGGTTAATTTGTAACATAATTGAAAGATTTAAAATGCCTGATTCGTGGTATACTAAAAGTATCGAAAATGCATGACTGATTGTATTGATTTTGGAAGACTAACCACGCACATTTTACATTTCAATTAAGCAGAAGTTTATATAGAAAGGTCGAGGTGGAAAAGATGGCTCAAGAAACGGAATTGAAAAAAATCATCTCCAACTTGGCGAAGTTAGGTGTTTCAGCGACTAAGACTAAATCTCGTCTTGAAATGCTGAAAGTCCTCATGCCGCCTGTACAAGACCCACAAATTCAGTCACAGTAATTTATCAATATTCATTGGTAAAGATGATTGTTTAGAAAATAATTAAAAGATTGAAGTCATAACAAAAAAACTGTTATGACTTCAATCTTTTTTATTTAAAACAGCAGATGTAGCCGAATGCCTAAAATTCGCATAGATTAAATAAGAAGAATGGAATTTGTCTCAAAAAATTCTAGGAGCGATACCTTTGGGACCTTTTAACGAACAAGATGAAAATAACCAATTAAGTTTCAGTGAAAGGATAGGGTTATTAGGTGCGGTTTTAGTGGCGATTGGGGATGCCTTAGCCTTAGCATCGGTCGCGGCAGCCATTGATGAAGATCGTCAGAGCAATCAAGAACAAACGCAGCAAATTGAAAATTTACAAAAACAAATCGATGAATTGAAAAATGAAATAAGCAAAGGGCAAGGTTTGCCTGATGCTGAGACGAAGTGAATAAGACACATGGTTATCACGATGCTTGTGGGGCGTTTGGCCATCAAATTTACCTCTTAAAAAAAGCTCTAACAGATAATGCGTATCTGCCAGAGCTTTTCTTGTATTTGTGTATTTAATTGTCGCATCAAACCAGCGCCTTCAGCATTTCAGTTATTCATCTTCGTCTGC
This window of the Sporosarcina ureilytica genome carries:
- a CDS encoding Lmo0850 family protein, whose protein sequence is MAQETELKKIISNLAKLGVSATKTKSRLEMLKVLMPPVQDPQIQSQ
- a CDS encoding MFS transporter, with the protein product MKKAILLLMSVQFFVYLGFGIIIPILPEVIVQQNLSDIHVGGLITVYALASFFTAPLWGSLSDHTGRKKLILTGLVGFSLSFFLFALFINQLTLLYISRIIGGVFSGALYTAVTGFVADLTDEENRNKYMGLMGMSIGLGFIFGPAIGGILGNFGLQVPYIASGILTALLLIYASIILKEPERRGDANKRAWLPKGGMTLWSYRVRYLFLLSFTITLILAGIEATFQLFQIDKIAITPLQLGYLFMASGFVDAAIQGGVVRRVKNGTETKWIIGAQIVTAIGVVLIPFSSSLLWAGVALSIFTAGNALARTVLVSLTTKESGGQYGTAAGMTYSMDNMGRIIGPLLFTWLLTQTAGSLYFVSATIAILSIGLVFLFSLSNRSLKMVQAPTTK
- a CDS encoding MFS transporter — encoded protein: MEKALKLKRATYHLWTFTVSKLISSFGAQVYAFAISFYILQITGSATSFATNLICNILPRTIVAPFAGYVADNYSRKKIVITAQIATTLAIGGLLFVSLTYGLSLVAIYTTTAILSLTTQFSGVAFTSSITGLVDENRIQKAMSLNQMSISFAAIGSPAVGGLLYGVVSMPVFLLMYMTASVLAVILESTMNFKLFAKRKEVAEGELKETMFQNMKAGLSYLRLQPVLTAIIWISLSINFLFGAFMVGYAFILIEKMKMPSQHFGLTEGAFAVGMLLMSIYLSTRKDLEYPLLVGRRGIIVMGIIMAGIGLPLFISMPYAWMFVYYATLMFSFGVTQIIVNTPLMVWMQKSIDDDFKGRVFSILETMSMALMPLGMVLYGFLYDILPAQWILLASSLLLIVAVLILARPSVVQKAHPELAGKGNVEMKIVKESGN